A DNA window from Paenibacillus sp. HWE-109 contains the following coding sequences:
- a CDS encoding dipeptidase: MIETIKTYLDEQRDQHIEELMQFLRIPSISAVAEHQPDMIRCAEWTAQSLKQAGLENIEIMPTGGHPVVYADWLHAPGRPTVLIYGHYDVQPAEPLELWQTPPFEPVIRDGKLFGRGSTDDKGQLLLYVKTVEAFLRTQGSLPVNVKFCIEGEEEIASKHLPAFVETYKEKLQADAITLSDTQMHGPGKPALMYGLRGLAGFEITVDGANSDLHSGLFGGAVQNPIHALSKLLSSFHDEQGQVAVQGFYDRVIQLSDKERESFKQVQPDENKIRTDLQVDALYGEDGFSFYEQTTSRPTLEITSVSGGFQGEGIKPIIPNRASAKIACRLVAAQVPEEIMDAIESHIQAQKLPGVKVTMDRQLRGNPFITLIDEPAMVAAAEAYEDTYGVWPVYTRSGGSIPIVEVLGRVLKAPVVLLGFGLPGENLHAPNEHFHLINWGKGTETISRFWLKLAARSEKA; this comes from the coding sequence ATGATTGAAACCATCAAAACCTATTTGGATGAGCAAAGAGATCAACACATAGAGGAATTAATGCAGTTTCTGCGGATTCCAAGTATCAGTGCTGTTGCCGAACATCAACCCGATATGATTCGCTGCGCGGAATGGACGGCTCAATCGCTGAAGCAGGCAGGTTTGGAAAATATTGAAATCATGCCAACCGGAGGACATCCGGTAGTCTATGCCGACTGGCTGCATGCACCTGGCAGGCCTACTGTCCTCATTTATGGGCATTATGATGTACAGCCCGCCGAACCTTTAGAACTTTGGCAGACACCGCCCTTTGAACCCGTCATCCGGGATGGCAAACTATTTGGCCGAGGCAGCACAGACGACAAAGGACAATTGCTGCTTTATGTGAAAACCGTGGAAGCTTTTCTGAGGACACAGGGCAGTCTTCCAGTGAATGTGAAATTCTGCATCGAAGGCGAAGAAGAAATTGCCAGCAAACATTTGCCTGCATTTGTTGAGACGTACAAAGAGAAATTGCAAGCAGACGCTATTACCCTATCGGATACACAGATGCATGGACCTGGCAAACCTGCGCTTATGTATGGATTGCGCGGCCTAGCAGGTTTCGAAATTACCGTGGATGGCGCGAACAGCGATCTGCACTCCGGGTTATTTGGCGGCGCCGTACAGAATCCGATTCATGCTTTATCCAAGCTTCTCAGTTCCTTTCATGATGAGCAAGGCCAAGTAGCGGTCCAAGGCTTCTATGATCGCGTGATCCAACTCTCGGACAAAGAACGTGAATCATTCAAGCAAGTTCAGCCTGACGAGAACAAGATCCGTACCGATTTGCAAGTGGACGCGCTTTATGGTGAAGATGGGTTTTCTTTTTATGAGCAAACAACTTCCAGACCTACCTTGGAAATCACATCGGTAAGCGGCGGTTTTCAAGGGGAGGGGATTAAACCGATTATCCCGAACCGAGCTTCAGCCAAAATCGCCTGCCGCCTCGTCGCGGCGCAAGTGCCGGAAGAGATCATGGATGCGATTGAATCCCATATTCAGGCGCAGAAGCTGCCCGGTGTCAAAGTAACCATGGACCGTCAACTGCGCGGCAATCCATTTATTACCCTCATAGATGAACCTGCTATGGTGGCAGCGGCGGAAGCTTATGAAGATACTTACGGCGTGTGGCCTGTCTACACCCGAAGCGGTGGGTCCATCCCTATCGTAGAGGTGCTTGGACGAGTGCTGAAGGCTCCTGTCGTTCTACTGGGGTTTGGCTTGCCCGGGGAAAACCTCCATGCACCGAATGAGCATTTCCATTTGATCAATTGGGGCAAAGGCACGGAGACGATTAGTCGTTTCTGGTTAAAACTAGCAGCACGAAGCGAGAAAGCTTGA
- a CDS encoding GNAT family N-acetyltransferase: MNTEHLQIRDAHLEDLPEIVRIYNTTVAGRMVTADTEPVTIASREAWFHEHSDDFRPLWVVEKDQAICGWLSFQSFYGRPAYNGTAEISIYVDESYRGYGIGRYLMEKAIEAGPSLGLKTLLGFIFGHNDPSLNLFHKFGFEKWAHLPGIAELDGIERDLLILGKRID; the protein is encoded by the coding sequence ATGAACACAGAACATTTGCAAATCCGCGACGCTCATCTGGAAGATCTGCCAGAAATCGTGCGCATCTATAATACGACTGTTGCTGGACGTATGGTTACAGCGGATACAGAACCCGTTACAATAGCAAGCCGTGAAGCTTGGTTTCATGAGCACTCAGATGACTTCCGTCCTCTGTGGGTCGTGGAAAAAGATCAAGCCATCTGCGGCTGGCTCAGCTTCCAGTCCTTCTATGGCCGTCCGGCCTACAACGGAACCGCTGAAATCAGCATCTATGTGGATGAATCTTATCGCGGCTACGGCATTGGACGATATCTAATGGAAAAAGCCATTGAAGCAGGACCTTCTTTGGGTCTAAAAACCTTGCTCGGTTTCATCTTTGGCCATAACGATCCAAGCTTGAATCTCTTTCACAAATTCGGCTTCGAGAAGTGGGCGCATTTACCCGGTATTGCCGAATTGGATGGCATCGAACGTGATCTTCTTATTCTCGGCAAACGGATCGACTAA
- a CDS encoding RidA family protein → MSRTRVFTGSPWEPLVGYCRAIRVGDRIEVAGTTAMQNGEVVGVGNAYEQARFVLATIEQALQELGASLSDVIRTRMYVTDISQWEAFGRAHGEFFGTVQPVATMVEVKALIDPLLMIEIEVEAVVVRVNE, encoded by the coding sequence ATGAGTCGAACCCGCGTATTCACAGGATCACCTTGGGAGCCGCTCGTTGGTTATTGTCGAGCAATCCGGGTAGGCGACCGGATTGAAGTTGCTGGTACTACCGCCATGCAGAATGGAGAGGTAGTGGGCGTAGGAAATGCATACGAGCAGGCGAGATTCGTCCTTGCGACCATTGAGCAAGCTTTGCAGGAGCTGGGTGCTAGCCTGTCGGATGTCATTCGAACGCGCATGTATGTGACGGATATTTCTCAGTGGGAAGCGTTCGGACGCGCACATGGTGAGTTTTTTGGAACCGTGCAGCCTGTAGCGACAATGGTTGAAGTGAAGGCTTTAATCGATCCGCTTTTGATGATTGAGATAGAGGTTGAAGCGGTTGTTGTTCGCGTAAATGAATAA
- the dapA gene encoding 4-hydroxy-tetrahydrodipicolinate synthase translates to MLKAQELQGVYVPIVTPFDEDFEVDAASFYNQAYQLFQDDIHGLIVNGTTGESPTITQEELGILFATAQAAKEAANSQASLVIGSGTNDTRSTIKKTEAAGNLGADAALVVVPYYNKPSQQGIIAHFRQAASVGVPIILYEVPHRTGVTLELETVRAILDIDGVIGMKDSTPNTKLVSELTRLGSKPVLCGEDTLLFDALQAGAKGVMSASANVETERFVAFYRHFLAGNMEESKTLYEGLLPLIRLLFTEPNPAPLKWLLEQQGVIASGALRLPLLSVTEGLQERLTAYI, encoded by the coding sequence ATGTTAAAAGCTCAGGAACTGCAAGGTGTTTATGTGCCAATCGTTACACCCTTTGATGAAGACTTTGAAGTGGATGCGGCTTCTTTTTATAATCAGGCTTATCAATTGTTTCAAGATGACATTCATGGACTTATTGTTAATGGGACTACAGGAGAATCGCCTACGATTACGCAGGAAGAACTGGGAATTTTATTTGCGACAGCGCAAGCTGCGAAAGAAGCGGCTAACTCACAAGCTTCCCTTGTGATTGGGTCAGGAACGAATGATACGCGATCGACGATTAAGAAAACGGAGGCAGCTGGAAACTTAGGCGCTGATGCAGCTTTGGTGGTTGTTCCTTATTATAATAAACCGAGTCAACAAGGCATTATTGCTCATTTTCGCCAAGCAGCCAGCGTTGGGGTGCCGATTATTTTATATGAAGTTCCACACCGCACGGGTGTGACCCTTGAACTCGAGACGGTTCGTGCGATCTTGGATATCGATGGTGTTATTGGCATGAAAGACAGTACGCCGAATACGAAGCTGGTCTCCGAGTTGACACGTCTGGGCTCCAAACCTGTTCTCTGCGGGGAAGATACCTTGTTGTTTGATGCTCTCCAAGCAGGAGCCAAAGGCGTTATGAGCGCATCTGCCAATGTAGAAACAGAGCGCTTTGTAGCCTTTTATCGGCATTTCCTGGCTGGGAATATGGAGGAGAGCAAGACGCTGTACGAAGGGCTCCTTCCGCTGATAAGGCTGCTGTTCACAGAGCCAAATCCTGCGCCTCTCAAATGGCTGCTGGAACAGCAAGGGGTTATTGCTTCAGGGGCACTGCGTTTGCCGCTTCTGTCGGTTACAGAAGGTTTGCAAGAACGATTAACAGCGTATATATAG
- a CDS encoding LysR family transcriptional regulator, protein MDLTYFRTFREVARRKSFTKAAEELGYAQSSITMQIQKLEREYGVPLFERYGRQLRLTAPGESLLKLVVQMLDLYDQSKEMIASQVSGTLTIGTINSLAAYYLPPYLHRMKQLYPALNIHLFPDSESSLISKVKDGDYDIGLLLDRFPADSFLDCTRVREEPLVLVAPPNHSLTQQTKVELADLHQTEFIVTEDGCIYRGMFEKLLKDHDIPLHIGFELGNLETIKHCVMNGLGVALLPQITVQSEVEVGKLAQLPFSHADLHMDLQLLLHPKKWMSQPLQSFIHLLTDQI, encoded by the coding sequence ATGGATTTAACGTATTTTCGCACATTTCGGGAGGTCGCCCGGAGAAAAAGCTTCACCAAAGCCGCGGAAGAATTAGGTTATGCACAATCCAGTATCACGATGCAAATTCAGAAACTGGAAAGAGAATATGGTGTCCCGCTCTTTGAACGATATGGACGTCAACTGCGTTTGACAGCACCTGGCGAGAGCTTGTTGAAATTGGTCGTTCAGATGCTTGACCTCTACGATCAATCCAAAGAAATGATAGCCAGTCAAGTAAGTGGAACACTCACCATCGGCACGATTAATTCCCTTGCTGCGTACTACTTACCGCCCTATTTACATCGGATGAAGCAGCTCTACCCTGCCCTGAATATCCACCTTTTTCCGGATAGCGAGTCCTCTTTGATAAGCAAAGTGAAAGATGGCGACTATGATATTGGTCTCTTGCTTGACCGATTTCCTGCTGACAGTTTCCTTGACTGCACTCGCGTTCGTGAAGAACCCTTAGTCTTGGTGGCTCCGCCTAACCATTCACTCACTCAACAAACTAAGGTTGAACTCGCAGACCTTCACCAAACCGAATTTATCGTGACGGAGGATGGCTGCATCTACCGCGGCATGTTTGAGAAACTGTTAAAAGATCACGACATCCCGCTGCATATCGGATTCGAGCTTGGCAATCTGGAAACAATCAAACATTGCGTTATGAATGGATTAGGTGTGGCCCTGCTGCCGCAAATCACGGTTCAAAGTGAAGTAGAAGTTGGCAAACTAGCCCAGCTGCCTTTCTCGCATGCTGATCTTCATATGGATCTCCAACTGCTGCTGCACCCCAAAAAGTGGATGTCGCAGCCGCTCCAATCGTTCATCCATTTGTTGACAGATCAAATCTAA
- the pyrE gene encoding orotate phosphoribosyltransferase: MSQLETIAQHIAASLLEIEAVALRPQQPFTWTSGLKSPIYCDNRLTMSHPAIREAIADGFVSLIQEKFPDAEVVAGTATAGIPHAAWVAQKLGLPMIYIRDKAKGHGKENLIEGSVKPGQKVIVIEDLISTGGSSLKAAIAVKEAGATALGVLAIFSYQLDKATEAFEAAGMPLHTLSNYSALLEVALEKGKIQASDMELLRSWRANPAAFGV, encoded by the coding sequence ATGAGTCAACTCGAAACCATTGCGCAGCATATCGCTGCGTCATTATTAGAGATCGAGGCGGTTGCGCTTCGACCACAGCAGCCATTCACATGGACATCGGGTCTGAAATCGCCGATTTATTGTGACAATCGTTTGACGATGTCGCATCCAGCGATTCGTGAAGCGATCGCTGACGGCTTTGTCAGCCTGATTCAAGAGAAGTTCCCTGATGCTGAAGTTGTGGCAGGTACAGCTACCGCTGGTATCCCTCATGCTGCATGGGTTGCTCAAAAGCTAGGTCTGCCAATGATCTACATTCGCGACAAAGCCAAAGGGCACGGCAAAGAGAACCTGATTGAGGGTTCCGTCAAGCCAGGTCAGAAAGTGATCGTCATTGAGGACTTGATCTCGACGGGAGGCAGCTCTTTGAAAGCTGCGATCGCCGTGAAAGAGGCTGGAGCTACAGCACTTGGCGTACTGGCGATTTTCTCCTATCAGCTGGATAAGGCAACGGAAGCTTTTGAAGCTGCAGGGATGCCGCTGCACACCCTTTCCAACTATTCTGCGCTGCTTGAAGTCGCGTTAGAGAAGGGCAAGATTCAAGCTTCCGATATGGAATTGCTTCGTTCATGGAGAGCTAATCCTGCTGCCTTTGGCGTGTAA
- the pyrF gene encoding orotidine-5'-phosphate decarboxylase, with protein sequence MVALDYPNAESAEGLLKQLEGIPCFVKVGMQLFYAAGPSFVESLKTRGYKVFLDVKMHDIPNTVKGGAESVTRLGVDVFNVHAAGGKQMMEAALEGVDKGLASGSTRPIVIGVTQLTSTSQSVLNDEIGLAGTTEQAVIRYARLAHAAGLQGVVASPLEVTAIKAACGDGFVTVTPGIRPAGADVGDQSRIMTPAEAFAQKTDYVVIGRPITGAADPRAAIEAIIDSIV encoded by the coding sequence ATGGTTGCTTTGGATTATCCGAACGCGGAGAGTGCTGAAGGGCTGCTTAAGCAGCTTGAAGGCATTCCCTGCTTCGTGAAGGTAGGCATGCAGCTGTTCTATGCGGCAGGTCCCAGCTTCGTAGAGAGTCTCAAAACGCGCGGTTACAAGGTTTTCCTTGATGTGAAGATGCATGATATTCCGAACACGGTCAAAGGTGGCGCGGAGAGTGTGACGCGCCTTGGGGTTGATGTGTTTAATGTGCATGCAGCCGGAGGCAAGCAGATGATGGAAGCCGCCTTGGAAGGTGTCGACAAGGGGCTTGCAAGCGGCAGTACACGCCCGATCGTGATCGGCGTGACGCAGTTGACCAGCACGAGCCAGTCGGTGCTGAATGACGAGATTGGCCTAGCCGGTACGACCGAACAGGCCGTCATTCGCTATGCCCGCTTGGCACATGCCGCGGGGCTGCAAGGCGTTGTCGCGTCACCGCTTGAGGTGACGGCGATCAAGGCAGCATGCGGCGACGGGTTCGTCACGGTGACGCCGGGTATTCGCCCTGCGGGAGCTGATGTGGGCGACCAATCACGCATCATGACGCCGGCTGAGGCGTTCGCGCAGAAGACGGACTACGTCGTGATCGGCAGGCCGATCACTGGCGCCGCCGATCCGCGAGCGGCGATCGAAGCCATTATTGATTCAATCGTGTAA